The Nitrosopumilus sp. genome includes the window ATTAAAAAAATATAACTTTTCAAAAGAAGAAATTATTATAATTTCAGATGCTATTCGTGATCATAGTTTTTCCCAAAATAAAATCCCTGTTACAATTGAGGGAAAAATACTTCAAGATGCTGATAGACTAGATGCATTAGGGGCCATAGGGATTGCAAGAGTTTTTGCTACTGGAGGTTCACTAAAACGACCACTATACAATATTGATGACCCGTTTTGTAAATCAAGAAATGTAAATGACAAAGTTTGGACCGTGGACCATTTTTATCAAAAATTACTAAAATTGGAATCTTTGATGAATACAAAATCAGGAAAAATAGAAGCAAAAAAGAGAACTAAGGTTCTCAAAGAATTTCTAAGACAACTTCGACAGGAAATTTAGGCATACAATTATTGATAATCAATTAATGTGGCGATATATGTGTGAATTCTAGTGTTTGGGAAATGGGATTTAAAAAATGACTACTGAATCTGATGAATATGAAACAATAATGATTGAATCAAAAGTAAGAGAAGGGGTTTTTCATAAAGTTGTTAAAGACTTGAAAAGTGGAAAAGCTGTTTCTTGTTCCTGTAAATGTTGGAGTAAAGGCAACAAACCATGTGTTGGCATGAGAACCATTGGTTATGAATAATAAATTTGTGGAATAATTTTACACACAAAATCTATCACAAAGCCAAAATTTAGCCATAATCTACATATCTGTCGTATCGTGTTTCAATTTCTTTATTTTCTCCCGCCTTTATTTTCTCATATTCTTCATTCTTTCTAAAGTTGATGTATTTTGTAATGTCTGCAAATTCTTCTTCTTCTGGGTATGATCCAAAGACCGGCTCGATTAATTTTAAATATTCTATGGTTTTTTCTCTAAATTCTTCTCTAGTCGGTTTTTTGATACCTTTCATTCTAAACCATACTGCAGTCCAACTTGCCCCTACAATATGTGGCAATAAATCAAATGCCCTTTGAATTTCAAAACGTTCATCGTTTCTCATGGTTCTTGAAGGAATTTGGAAGCTGATTTTGCAAAATATGTTACTATCATATCTGCTCCTGCTCTTTTGATGGAATGTAAAATTTCTAAAGTAATGTCTTTTTCATTCACATATCCTAATTGTGATGCTGCTTTTACCAAAGCATATTCTCCAGAAACACTGTATGCCGAAACTGGTACATTGTATTTTTTTCTAGTTTCTGCAATCAAGTCCAAATATGATAATGCAGGTTTTATCATGACAATGTCTACTCCTTCTTCAATATCTGTTTCTACTTCCATCATTGCTTCTCTTGC containing:
- a CDS encoding HD domain-containing protein, whose amino-acid sequence is MNVIDSLKNEIKEMMDNDPAHDFEHIMRVYKNAQKLCKQEKVNKKLVLCATLLHDVVSYPKSDNRSKNSSIESAKKSKTILKKYNFSKEEIIIISDAIRDHSFSQNKIPVTIEGKILQDADRLDALGAIGIARVFATGGSLKRPLYNIDDPFCKSRNVNDKVWTVDHFYQKLLKLESLMNTKSGKIEAKKRTKVLKEFLRQLRQEI